One Salvia miltiorrhiza cultivar Shanhuang (shh) chromosome 6, IMPLAD_Smil_shh, whole genome shotgun sequence genomic window, ATATTGTAGTGCCAAACGTAGACAAGCCGAGGTATAGGTCAAGAAAGGGTACCATTTGTACGAATACACTAGCCGTATGTGACAGAAATATGAAGTTTGTTTACATATTAACTGGTTGGGAGGGATCAGCTGCTGACTCTCGGGTTTTAAGAGATGCTGTCAACCGAGTGCACGGACTCAAAGTTCCAAGaggtatatatacttatgtaAATTGTTAATTAACGCATCTTTGTTATCATTTGTAGAGGACATATACGCTAACTAGGCCTTATggtgtgtttgtgtttgttaTTCTTTAGGAAATTACTATTTATGTGATAACGGTTACGCGAATAGCGAAGGGTTTTTGTCTCCATACAAAGGTGTTAGGTATCACCTTAAGGAGTGGGGTCCTGAATCTGTGAGACCTCAAAACGCCAAGGAAATGTTCAATATGAGGCACACTAAAGCTAGAAATGTGATTGAGCGTGCATTCGGACTCATGAAGATGCGATGGGCGATACTTCGGAGTGCGTCGTATTATCCTGTCCATGTTCATAATAGGCTGGTTATGTGTTGTTTTCTACTACACAATTTCATTCGTTCAGAAATGGTGCATGATCCACTTGAAGCGCTGGTTGATAGACAGCCTGGTGCAGATGCCTATGAAGAGCATGGAGACGAAGATGATGGTTTTGTTGATGCTATTCAAACGTCTCCCCAGTGGAATCGCGCTAGAGATGCAATCGTTGAAGCAATGTGGAATGAGACTTGATCAGCTTTAAGGAGACATTAGTACTATATTGTGCTTAGTTTATGCATAATAAGGTGTGTTTGTGTTGTCATAAGTGAACAAGTGGATTAGCTGGATTCTATATTTTGCAAACATGTGTTTAGCTGGATTCTAACTTATTTACCTTTTGCCCATGTTTTTTGGTGGCTGCAATTATGTGATTGTGATTATTGGCCTTGTTTAAAGCTTTGTTTCCAattgtataatttatttttggctGATTTAAGAGCTCAATGAATAAATCAACAGGAgctcaattatttatttatttttttggctGATTTGTCAAGCTTCCTGTTTTAGTCAAAAACCAGCAGGGGCTATCACTTCTCTATCTTTCAAAAACCTGCTGTCATGCATTGCAATTATCCATTTCAAGTAACTTGGTTGAAAAGAGTGTGTTTTGTCATTTCTACGCAGTGAACTTGATAAAACAAGTGCTAAGACTTGTCATTCTACTGTCTGATATGAAATGTCTATGGAATATCACCCTGTTACAAAATACCTTCTATAAAAGCAACAATAATGGTTCTCTACTAATTACAACACACTCATTTCCATTCTCATCCCTCAATGTCTCTCTCTAAGATTAAACCACAAAAGGAGTTCTTCTATGGCTCTAAGTGGAGCCGTGAAATGGATAGCGTCCTCTTGGCAAGCCTAGCTCGGCAAAGAAATATTTATCAATGGAAATCATCAAACATCCCTGCTGAAGCCATGACTTACGTGTGTTTTGATGTAAATGAAATGTTTCCAGGGATACTCCGATGGGGCGAAGTTTATGTGTGCAAAGACCACTTGCTATCACGTTATAAGACGTTCATTGAGATTTTGAAAGTCCCAGGAACACAATGGGATATTCATCAGCACTGCATTCACGCCGCCGACATTGTCTGGAAGCAAATATTCAGGGTTAGTATTTTAACATAAATGCTTTTGCTCATTTGCCTACTTTGAAATAATAGTTTACAGTTGCTTAACGATTTGTAGGGAAACTCCTTCGCGAAGGTATACTACTATAATGATGAGCCCGAGTTTGACAAGTTAGCGAGAGTATTTGGAGATGATGAAATAAAGGCGGAGAGTGGGAAAACAGTGATAATTATAAGCGACACGACACAAGTCGTAGTGGAAAATCAGGAAAACAACGCTAACGTCTCAGACGATGAAGAGGTGATGTCGCCGGACGTTGGCAAAGCACGTCGGAGATTGTTCAATGATATGGGTCAGATGCAGGATGTGCAGTCCACAAATA contains:
- the LOC130990455 gene encoding uncharacterized protein LOC130990455; this translates as MKFVYILTGWEGSAADSRVLRDAVNRVHGLKVPRGNYYLCDNGYANSEGFLSPYKGVRYHLKEWGPESVRPQNAKEMFNMRHTKARNVIERAFGLMKMRWAILRSASYYPVHVHNRLVMCCFLLHNFIRSEMVHDPLEALVDRQPGADAYEEHGDEDDGFVDAIQTSPQWNRARDAIVEAMWNET